Proteins found in one Streptomyces sp. NBC_00461 genomic segment:
- a CDS encoding DUF4236 domain-containing protein, with protein MPLTFRKSFRILPGVRLNINRRSWSLTTGGRNGPRHTHSSTGRRTTSMDLPGPFGWRRTRSTRRH; from the coding sequence ATGCCCCTCACGTTTCGCAAGAGTTTCCGGATCCTGCCGGGCGTGCGCCTGAACATCAACCGGCGGTCCTGGTCCCTCACCACCGGCGGCAGGAACGGTCCGCGGCACACGCACAGCAGTACGGGACGTCGTACGACATCGATGGATTTGCCCGGACCTTTCGGGTGGCGGCGCACCCGTAGCACAAGGCGGCATTGA
- the acnA gene encoding aconitate hydratase AcnA, translating to MSANSFDARSTLQVGDESYEIFRLDKVEGSARLPYSLKVLLENLLRTEDGANITADHIRALGGWDSQAQPSQEIQFTPARVIMQDFTGVPCVVDLATMREAVKELGGDPAKINPLAPAELVIDHSVIADKFGTNDAFAQNVELEYGRNKERYQFLRWGQTAFDEFKVVPPGTGIVHQVNIEHLARTVMVRNGQAYPDTLVGTDSHTTMVNGLGVLGWGVGGIEAEAAMLGQPVSMLIPRVVGFKLTGELKPGTTATDLVLTITEMLRKHGVVGKFVEFYGEGVAATSLANRATIGNMSPEFGSTAAIFPIDDETLKYLRLTGRSDQQVALVESYAKEQGLWLDPKAEPDFSEKLELDLSTVVPSIAGPKRPQDRIVLANAAEQFKTDVRNYVDSVDEAGQESFPASDAPAVAPNGAPSNPVTVTAPDGSTYEIDHGAVTVAAITSCTNTSNPYVMVAAALVAKKAVEKGLTRKPWVKTTLAPGSKVVTDYFDKAGLTPYLDKVGFNLVGYGCTTCIGNSGPLPEEVSKAVNDHDLAVTSVLSGNRNFEGRINPDVKMNYLASPPLVVAYALAGSMKVDITRDALGIDQDGNPVFLKDIWPSEAEVNDVVANAIGEDMFNKSYQDVFAGDAQWQALPIPTGNTFEWDPQSTYVRKPPYFEGMQHEPSPVSDISGARVLAKLGDSVTTDHISPAGAIKADTPAGKYLTEHGVERRDFNSYGSRRGNHEVMIRGTFANIRLRNQIAPGTEGGYTRDFTQPDAPVSFIYDASRNYIEQGIPLAILAGKEYGSGSSRDWAAKGTALLGVKAVIAESYERIHRSNLIGMGVLPLQFPEGASASSLGLTGEETFSFTGVEELNNGTTPRTVKVTTDTGVEFDAVVRIDTPGEADYYRNGGIMQYVLRSLIRK from the coding sequence GTGTCGGCGAACAGCTTCGACGCCCGCAGCACGCTGCAGGTGGGCGACGAGTCGTACGAGATCTTCCGGCTGGACAAGGTGGAGGGCTCGGCCCGACTGCCGTACAGCCTCAAGGTCCTGCTGGAGAACCTGCTCCGCACGGAGGACGGCGCGAACATCACCGCCGACCACATCCGCGCCCTCGGCGGCTGGGACTCCCAGGCGCAGCCCAGCCAGGAGATCCAGTTCACGCCCGCCCGTGTGATCATGCAGGACTTCACCGGCGTGCCCTGCGTCGTCGACCTCGCCACCATGCGTGAGGCCGTCAAGGAACTCGGCGGCGACCCGGCGAAGATCAACCCGCTGGCCCCGGCCGAGCTGGTCATCGACCACTCCGTCATCGCCGACAAGTTCGGCACCAACGACGCCTTCGCCCAGAACGTCGAGCTGGAGTACGGCCGCAACAAGGAGCGCTACCAGTTCCTGCGCTGGGGCCAGACCGCCTTCGACGAGTTCAAGGTCGTCCCGCCCGGCACCGGCATCGTCCACCAGGTCAACATCGAGCACCTGGCGCGCACGGTCATGGTCCGTAACGGCCAGGCGTACCCCGACACCCTCGTCGGCACCGACTCGCACACCACCATGGTCAACGGCCTCGGTGTGCTGGGCTGGGGCGTCGGCGGCATCGAGGCCGAGGCCGCGATGCTCGGCCAGCCCGTCTCGATGCTCATCCCGCGCGTCGTCGGCTTCAAGCTCACCGGCGAGCTCAAGCCGGGCACCACCGCCACCGACCTCGTGCTCACCATCACCGAGATGCTGCGCAAGCACGGCGTCGTCGGCAAGTTCGTCGAGTTCTACGGTGAGGGCGTCGCCGCCACCTCCCTCGCGAACCGCGCCACCATCGGCAACATGTCGCCGGAGTTCGGCTCCACCGCCGCGATCTTCCCGATCGACGACGAGACCCTGAAGTACCTGCGCCTGACCGGCCGCAGCGACCAGCAGGTCGCGCTCGTCGAGTCGTACGCCAAGGAGCAGGGCCTCTGGCTGGACCCGAAGGCCGAGCCGGACTTCTCCGAGAAGCTGGAGCTGGACCTCTCCACGGTCGTCCCCTCCATCGCCGGCCCGAAGCGCCCGCAGGACCGCATCGTCCTCGCGAACGCGGCCGAGCAGTTCAAGACGGACGTACGCAACTACGTCGACTCCGTGGACGAGGCCGGCCAGGAGTCCTTCCCGGCCTCCGACGCCCCGGCCGTCGCCCCGAACGGCGCCCCGTCCAACCCGGTCACCGTGACCGCCCCCGACGGCTCCACGTACGAGATCGACCACGGTGCGGTGACGGTCGCGGCCATCACCTCCTGCACCAACACCTCGAACCCGTACGTCATGGTCGCCGCCGCCCTCGTCGCGAAGAAGGCCGTGGAGAAGGGCCTGACCCGCAAGCCGTGGGTCAAGACCACCCTCGCCCCGGGCTCCAAGGTCGTCACCGACTACTTCGACAAGGCGGGGCTCACCCCCTACCTCGACAAGGTCGGCTTCAACCTCGTCGGCTACGGCTGCACCACCTGCATCGGCAACTCCGGCCCGCTGCCGGAGGAGGTCTCCAAGGCCGTCAACGACCACGACCTCGCGGTCACCTCGGTCCTCTCCGGCAACCGGAACTTCGAGGGCCGGATCAACCCCGACGTCAAGATGAACTACCTGGCCTCCCCGCCGCTGGTCGTCGCCTACGCCCTCGCCGGCTCCATGAAGGTGGACATCACGCGGGACGCCCTGGGCATCGACCAGGACGGCAACCCGGTCTTCCTGAAGGACATCTGGCCCTCCGAGGCCGAGGTCAACGACGTCGTGGCGAACGCCATCGGCGAGGACATGTTCAACAAGTCCTACCAGGACGTCTTCGCGGGCGACGCCCAGTGGCAGGCGCTGCCGATCCCGACCGGCAACACCTTCGAGTGGGACCCGCAGTCCACCTACGTCCGCAAGCCCCCGTACTTCGAGGGCATGCAGCACGAGCCGTCCCCGGTCTCCGACATCTCCGGCGCCCGCGTCCTGGCCAAGCTGGGCGACTCGGTGACGACGGACCACATCTCGCCCGCCGGTGCGATCAAGGCGGACACCCCGGCCGGCAAGTACCTCACGGAGCACGGCGTCGAGCGCCGCGACTTCAACAGCTACGGCTCGCGCCGCGGCAACCACGAGGTCATGATCCGTGGCACGTTCGCCAACATCCGCCTGCGCAACCAGATCGCGCCGGGGACGGAAGGCGGCTACACCCGCGACTTCACGCAGCCCGACGCGCCCGTGTCGTTCATCTACGACGCCTCGCGCAACTACATCGAGCAGGGCATCCCGCTGGCCATCCTGGCCGGCAAGGAGTACGGCTCCGGTTCGTCCCGCGACTGGGCGGCCAAGGGCACGGCCCTCCTCGGCGTCAAGGCCGTCATCGCCGAGTCGTACGAGCGCATCCACCGCTCGAACCTCATCGGCATGGGCGTCCTGCCGCTGCAGTTCCCGGAGGGTGCCTCGGCCTCCTCCCTCGGCCTGACCGGCGAGGAGACCTTCTCCTTCACCGGCGTCGAGGAGCTCAACAACGGCACCACGCCGCGCACGGTCAAGGTCACCACCGACACGGGCGTCGAGTTCGACGCGGTCGTCCGCATCGACACCCCCGGTGAGGCCGACTACTACCGCAACGGCGGCATCATGCAGTACGTGCTGCGCTCGCTGATCCGCAAGTAA
- a CDS encoding lytic polysaccharide monooxygenase auxiliary activity family 9 protein, whose amino-acid sequence MILTTLRQSRPERRPSRRLTTWALFLVLVSLLTTLPAVALVVTAGGRAEAHGTPMKPGSRTFLCWEDALTDTGEIKPVNPACKAAQQAGGTTPFYNWFSVLRSDGAGRTRGFVPDGKLCSGANPNFTGFDIPRNDWPLTHLTSGATVDFSYNAWAAHPGWFHVYITKDGFDPAKPLTWDDMEDTPFLEADHPPLHGSPGTVEANYSWTGRLPANKSGRHIIYMVWQRSDSAETFYSCSDVVFDGGNGEVTGIHDPGNPTDPVPGKCEATRRTTNSWSGGYQSEVTVTNTGDVPMLGWMVDWTLPGGQKAASLWNGSATYDGQDVMVHNADWNGSLSPGQSTTFGYVVSGDGGDTATSLPCRVG is encoded by the coding sequence ATGATCCTGACAACTTTGCGTCAGAGCCGACCCGAACGGCGACCGAGCCGTCGATTGACCACCTGGGCCCTCTTCCTCGTCCTCGTCTCCCTCCTCACCACGCTGCCCGCCGTCGCACTCGTCGTCACGGCCGGCGGCAGGGCCGAGGCGCACGGCACGCCCATGAAGCCCGGCAGCCGCACCTTCCTGTGCTGGGAGGACGCCCTCACGGACACCGGTGAGATCAAGCCGGTCAACCCGGCGTGCAAGGCGGCCCAACAGGCCGGCGGTACCACGCCGTTCTACAACTGGTTCTCCGTGCTGCGCTCCGACGGCGCCGGCCGCACCCGCGGCTTCGTGCCGGACGGCAAGCTGTGCAGCGGCGCCAACCCCAACTTCACGGGCTTCGACATCCCGCGCAACGACTGGCCGCTCACCCATCTCACCTCGGGCGCGACAGTCGACTTCTCGTACAACGCGTGGGCCGCGCACCCGGGTTGGTTCCACGTCTACATCACCAAGGACGGCTTCGACCCGGCAAAGCCGCTGACCTGGGACGACATGGAGGACACCCCGTTCCTGGAGGCCGACCACCCGCCGCTGCACGGCAGCCCGGGCACGGTCGAGGCCAACTACTCCTGGACGGGCAGGCTCCCGGCCAACAAGTCCGGGCGACACATCATCTACATGGTCTGGCAGCGCTCCGACAGCGCGGAGACCTTCTACTCCTGCTCCGACGTCGTCTTCGACGGCGGCAACGGCGAGGTGACGGGCATTCACGACCCGGGCAACCCGACGGACCCCGTACCCGGCAAGTGCGAGGCCACCCGCAGGACCACCAACAGCTGGAGCGGGGGCTACCAGTCCGAGGTGACCGTCACCAACACCGGCGACGTCCCGATGCTCGGCTGGATGGTCGACTGGACACTGCCGGGCGGCCAGAAGGCCGCGAGCCTGTGGAACGGCAGCGCGACGTACGACGGTCAGGACGTGATGGTCCACAACGCCGACTGGAACGGTTCGCTCAGTCCGGGCCAGAGCACGACCTTCGGGTACGTCGTCTCGGGCGACGGCGGTGACACGGCGACGAGCCTGCCCTGCCGGGTCGGCTGA
- a CDS encoding helix-turn-helix domain-containing protein — protein sequence MADDYLVRIGKLIRDARQHRGWTQAQLAEALGTSQSAVNRIERGNQNISLEMIARIGEALESEIVSLGYAGPMHLRVVGGRRLSGAIDVKTSKNACVALLCASLLNKGRTVLRRVARIEEVYRLLEVLSSIGVRARWINNGVDLEIVPPAELNMAAIDADAAVRTRSIIMFFGPLLHLMDRFKLPYAGGCDLGTRTIEPHMIALRRFGLDITATEGQYHALVDRTVRPDRPIVLTERGDTVTENALLAAARSDGVSVIRNASSNYMVQDLCFFLETLGVRVEGIGTTTLTVHGVPDIDVDVDYSPSEDPVEAMSLLAAAVVTESELTVRRVPIEFLEIELAVLEEMGLDHDRTPEYFADNGRTRLVDLTVRPSKLEAPIDKIHPMPFPGLNIDNVPFFAAIAAVAQGKTLIHDWVYDNRAIYLTDLNRLGGRLQLLDPHRVLVEGPTRWRAAEMMCPPALRPAVVVLLAMMAADGTSVLRNVYVINRGYEDLAERLNSVGAQIEIFRDI from the coding sequence ATGGCAGACGACTACCTCGTACGCATCGGCAAGCTCATCCGTGACGCCCGGCAACACCGAGGCTGGACACAGGCGCAGCTCGCGGAAGCGCTCGGCACCAGCCAGAGCGCCGTCAACCGCATCGAGCGGGGCAACCAAAACATCAGCCTTGAGATGATCGCTCGAATCGGCGAAGCCCTGGAGAGCGAAATCGTCTCACTGGGCTATGCGGGCCCGATGCATCTGCGGGTGGTCGGCGGCCGTCGGCTGTCCGGGGCCATCGACGTCAAGACGAGCAAGAACGCGTGTGTGGCGCTGCTGTGCGCGTCCCTTCTCAACAAGGGGCGCACGGTGCTGCGCCGGGTGGCGCGGATCGAGGAGGTCTACCGGCTTCTGGAGGTGCTGAGTTCCATCGGTGTGCGCGCGCGGTGGATCAACAACGGCGTCGACCTGGAGATCGTGCCGCCGGCCGAGCTGAACATGGCGGCGATCGACGCCGACGCCGCCGTACGCACGCGGTCCATCATCATGTTCTTCGGCCCGCTGCTGCACCTCATGGACCGCTTCAAGTTGCCGTACGCCGGCGGTTGCGACCTCGGCACGCGGACCATCGAGCCGCACATGATCGCGCTGCGCCGGTTCGGGCTGGACATCACCGCCACCGAGGGGCAGTACCACGCCCTGGTGGACCGGACGGTGCGGCCCGACCGGCCGATCGTGCTGACCGAGCGCGGGGACACCGTCACCGAGAACGCGCTGCTGGCCGCCGCCCGGTCCGACGGGGTCAGCGTCATCCGCAACGCGTCCTCCAACTACATGGTCCAGGACCTGTGTTTCTTCCTGGAGACGCTCGGCGTGCGGGTCGAGGGCATCGGCACCACGACGCTCACCGTGCACGGCGTGCCGGACATCGACGTGGACGTGGACTACTCCCCCTCCGAGGACCCGGTCGAGGCGATGAGCCTGCTGGCCGCCGCCGTGGTGACGGAGTCGGAGCTGACGGTGCGTCGCGTGCCGATCGAGTTCCTGGAGATCGAGCTGGCGGTCCTGGAGGAGATGGGGCTCGACCACGACCGTACGCCGGAGTACTTCGCGGACAACGGCCGTACACGGCTGGTGGACCTCACCGTGCGGCCCTCCAAGCTGGAGGCGCCGATCGACAAGATCCACCCGATGCCGTTCCCCGGCCTGAACATCGACAACGTCCCGTTCTTCGCGGCCATCGCCGCCGTCGCGCAGGGCAAGACGCTGATCCACGACTGGGTCTACGACAACCGTGCCATCTATCTGACGGACCTGAACCGCCTCGGCGGGCGCCTGCAGCTCCTCGACCCGCACCGGGTGCTGGTCGAGGGCCCGACCCGCTGGCGCGCCGCCGAGATGATGTGCCCGCCCGCGCTGCGGCCCGCCGTGGTCGTCCTGCTGGCGATGATGGCGGCCGACGGCACGTCCGTGCTGCGCAACGTCTACGTCATCAACCGCGGCTACGAGGACCTCGCCGAGCGGCTCAACTCGGTCGGGGCGCAGATCGAGATCTTCCGGGACATTTGA
- a CDS encoding RNA polymerase sigma-70 factor produces MSSRASRQEQPVNSEHREHTQDTATESFVAHRNLLFTVAYEMLGSAADAEDVLQETWLRWAGVELDTVRDHRAYLVRITTRQALTRLRTLGRRKESYVGTWLPAPLLTAPDVAEDVELADSVSMAMLLVLETLTPTERAVFVLREVFDLGHDEIAEAVDKSPAAVRQIAHRARAHVAARRPRGGVSPAETRHALDAFQRAVRTGDLQGLLDILAPDVVFLGDGGGVKQAVLQPVVGADKVARLLATGVGRIPPQSLRPAQVNGYPALVVRFDDEIDTVVALRVDNGLITGFYAVRNPEKLSHMGQETALSLR; encoded by the coding sequence ATGTCATCAAGGGCGAGCAGGCAGGAGCAGCCGGTGAACAGCGAGCACAGGGAGCACACGCAGGACACGGCCACCGAGTCGTTCGTCGCCCACCGCAATCTGCTGTTCACGGTCGCCTACGAGATGCTCGGCTCGGCCGCCGACGCGGAGGACGTCCTGCAGGAGACCTGGTTGCGCTGGGCGGGCGTCGAACTCGACACCGTGCGTGATCACCGTGCCTACCTGGTCCGGATCACCACCCGCCAGGCGCTGACCCGGCTGCGCACACTCGGCCGCCGCAAGGAGTCCTACGTCGGCACCTGGCTGCCCGCGCCGCTGCTGACCGCCCCGGACGTCGCCGAGGACGTGGAGCTGGCGGACAGCGTCTCGATGGCGATGCTGCTGGTGCTGGAGACGCTCACGCCGACCGAGCGGGCGGTGTTCGTGCTGCGCGAGGTGTTCGACCTCGGGCACGACGAGATCGCCGAGGCCGTCGACAAGAGCCCGGCCGCGGTCCGTCAGATCGCGCACCGGGCACGCGCCCATGTCGCGGCGCGCCGCCCCCGCGGGGGCGTGTCCCCGGCCGAGACCCGGCACGCGCTCGACGCCTTCCAGCGGGCGGTCCGGACGGGGGACCTGCAGGGGCTGCTCGACATCCTCGCGCCGGACGTCGTCTTCCTGGGCGACGGCGGCGGCGTCAAGCAGGCCGTCCTGCAGCCCGTGGTGGGGGCCGACAAGGTGGCGCGTCTGCTGGCCACGGGGGTGGGCAGGATCCCGCCCCAGTCGCTGCGGCCGGCCCAGGTCAACGGCTATCCGGCACTGGTCGTCCGGTTCGACGACGAGATCGACACCGTGGTGGCGCTGCGCGTCGACAACGGCCTCATCACCGGGTTCTACGCCGTGCGCAACCCCGAGAAGCTGTCGCACATGGGGCAGGAGACCGCGCTGAGCCTCCGGTAG
- a CDS encoding GH92 family glycosyl hydrolase codes for MRFRPTSLLLAAVLAAGGATPALATTPASAATAAPPDLVRDPTSYVDPLIGTRNGGNVFPGAVTPFGMLSWSPENTRGDATRTAAPGGYQYDATRIRGFSLTHMSGTGCAGGSGDIPFFPYAGEVTSSPASDTKDAVYASDFRHADETAEPGHYEVGLASGVTADLTATARTGSARFTYPADKPASLLVRTANSEVGSTDSSVRIDPATRTVSGSVTSGDFCGYLDPEGQRPYYTLYFTARFDRAFKSAGTWQDDRLNPGSTSANGGTGGFSKGGQPVAGKGAGGYVEFEPGAGPVNVKVGISYVSRAGAAANLAAENPSYRSFDAVREAARRAWRERLGAIRVGGGTDAERTTFYTALYHALLHPNVISDADRRYTGGDGQVHTVARGHRAQYGTFSGWDVYRDQVQLLTLLNPRTGSDIAQSLYELAGQNGGVWDRWLHGASGTHVMNGDPSPTALAGIRAFGGTDFDLRGALKSLVTAATVPTAQDLSSAGKPVLSVGQRPSLDKYLKLHYMPSVSNAWGGAAETLEMSGADFSLAQLAAAAGEKDTAAAFATRSQWWQNNFDIAADPTGGYIANRKADGSWVTGFTPATGNGFVEGTAAQYTWMVQHNPAGLFAAMGGKDTALARLDTFFHEADGGWAFTGSGGDKSELDNEPSINVPYLYDYAGAPYKAQETVRAAMRTLWSTEPAGIPGNDDLGAMSSWYVFSALGMYPQVPSRAELALASPLFPRIEIDRPHGNDISIRANGAAADAPYIHSLKVNGRTSERPWLADSLVRDGGTLDYTLSGTPDREWGSDPSDAPPSFRAGEQPYQIGVGPTTATVAPDGSTKVGIRALSLSGGTGPEVRFEVETPDGVSATPAEGTVVDGSQEITLGAAKDLKQGFYDVRVTVTSGGTSYEQPVALTVAAPGTLLATYDNTGISDDESDHGEADFDGGGWSYSRQALAAAGLAPGGHGTVDGLAFSWPNSPSARPDNVAADGQTVQLADPAARLSFIGSAVNGDQRTKASVTYSDGTTDTIDLAFTDWTVGGGAGTVQYGNEVVARTAYRNVSGADRDPVATYVFATKPFAAPEGKTIASVTLPRNTDLHVFTLATG; via the coding sequence ATGCGTTTCCGTCCTACGTCCCTGCTGCTCGCCGCCGTTCTCGCGGCCGGCGGCGCCACCCCCGCCCTGGCGACCACCCCTGCGTCGGCCGCCACCGCCGCCCCACCGGACCTCGTCCGGGACCCGACCTCGTACGTCGACCCGCTCATCGGCACCAGGAACGGCGGCAACGTCTTCCCGGGCGCCGTCACCCCGTTCGGCATGCTCTCCTGGAGCCCCGAGAACACCAGAGGCGACGCCACGCGCACGGCCGCGCCCGGCGGTTACCAGTACGACGCCACCCGCATCCGCGGCTTCAGCCTCACCCACATGTCGGGCACCGGCTGCGCGGGCGGCAGCGGCGACATCCCGTTCTTCCCGTACGCCGGGGAGGTCACCTCCTCGCCCGCGAGTGACACCAAGGACGCCGTCTACGCGTCCGACTTCCGTCACGCCGACGAGACGGCCGAGCCCGGCCACTACGAGGTGGGTCTGGCCTCCGGGGTCACAGCCGACCTCACCGCGACGGCCCGCACGGGCTCCGCCCGCTTCACCTACCCGGCCGACAAGCCCGCCTCGCTTCTCGTTCGCACCGCCAACTCCGAGGTGGGCTCCACCGATTCGTCGGTCCGCATCGACCCGGCGACCCGCACGGTCTCCGGCTCCGTCACCTCCGGCGACTTCTGCGGCTACCTCGACCCCGAGGGCCAACGCCCCTACTACACCCTCTACTTCACCGCCCGCTTCGACCGCGCCTTCAAGTCGGCCGGCACCTGGCAGGACGACAGACTGAACCCGGGGTCGACCTCGGCGAACGGCGGCACGGGGGGCTTCTCCAAGGGCGGGCAGCCCGTCGCAGGCAAGGGCGCAGGCGGCTACGTCGAGTTCGAGCCCGGCGCCGGGCCGGTCAACGTCAAGGTCGGCATCTCGTACGTCAGCCGGGCGGGGGCCGCCGCCAATCTCGCGGCCGAGAACCCGTCGTACCGCTCCTTCGACGCGGTGCGGGAGGCCGCCCGCCGGGCCTGGCGCGAGCGTCTGGGCGCCATCCGGGTCGGCGGCGGCACCGATGCCGAGCGCACCACCTTCTACACCGCGTTGTACCACGCGCTGCTCCACCCGAACGTCATCAGCGACGCCGACCGCAGATACACCGGCGGCGACGGTCAGGTGCACACGGTCGCCCGTGGACACCGGGCCCAGTACGGCACCTTCTCCGGCTGGGACGTCTACCGGGACCAGGTACAGCTGCTGACCCTCCTCAACCCGCGCACGGGCTCGGACATCGCGCAGTCGCTGTACGAGCTGGCCGGACAGAACGGCGGCGTCTGGGACCGCTGGCTGCACGGCGCGAGCGGCACGCACGTCATGAACGGCGACCCCTCACCTACCGCCCTCGCCGGTATCCGCGCCTTCGGCGGCACGGACTTCGACCTGCGCGGCGCTTTGAAGTCGCTCGTCACGGCGGCCACGGTCCCCACCGCCCAGGACCTGTCCTCCGCGGGCAAACCGGTGCTGTCCGTCGGCCAACGGCCGTCCCTGGACAAGTACTTGAAGCTGCACTACATGCCGTCCGTCTCCAACGCCTGGGGTGGGGCCGCCGAGACCCTGGAGATGTCCGGCGCCGACTTCTCCCTCGCCCAACTCGCCGCGGCGGCAGGGGAGAAGGACACGGCGGCCGCCTTCGCCACGCGCTCCCAGTGGTGGCAGAACAACTTCGACATCGCGGCCGATCCGACCGGTGGCTACATCGCGAACCGCAAGGCGGACGGCAGTTGGGTCACCGGCTTCACCCCGGCCACCGGCAACGGCTTCGTCGAGGGCACGGCCGCCCAGTACACCTGGATGGTCCAGCACAACCCGGCCGGCCTGTTCGCGGCGATGGGCGGCAAGGACACGGCGCTCGCCCGCCTCGACACCTTCTTCCACGAGGCCGACGGCGGCTGGGCCTTCACCGGCAGCGGCGGCGACAAGTCCGAGCTGGACAACGAGCCGTCCATCAACGTGCCCTACCTCTACGACTACGCGGGCGCGCCCTACAAGGCGCAGGAGACGGTGCGCGCGGCGATGCGGACGCTGTGGTCCACCGAGCCCGCCGGCATCCCCGGCAACGACGACCTCGGCGCGATGTCCTCCTGGTACGTCTTCTCCGCCCTGGGCATGTACCCCCAGGTGCCGTCCCGTGCCGAACTCGCCCTCGCCTCACCGCTGTTTCCGCGCATCGAGATCGACCGGCCCCACGGCAACGACATCTCCATCCGCGCGAACGGCGCCGCCGCCGACGCCCCGTACATCCACTCCCTGAAGGTCAACGGCCGTACCAGCGAACGGCCTTGGCTGGCGGACTCCCTCGTGCGCGACGGCGGCACGCTCGACTACACGCTCTCCGGTACGCCGGACAGGGAGTGGGGAAGCGACCCGTCCGACGCCCCGCCCTCCTTCCGCGCGGGCGAGCAGCCGTACCAGATCGGCGTCGGCCCGACCACGGCGACCGTCGCGCCGGACGGCAGCACGAAGGTCGGCATCCGAGCCCTGTCGCTGAGCGGAGGCACGGGACCCGAGGTGCGGTTCGAGGTCGAGACGCCCGACGGGGTCAGCGCGACTCCCGCCGAGGGGACGGTCGTCGACGGATCACAGGAGATCACTCTCGGCGCGGCCAAGGACCTGAAGCAGGGGTTCTACGACGTCAGGGTCACGGTGACCTCGGGCGGCACCTCGTACGAGCAGCCCGTGGCCCTGACGGTGGCCGCTCCCGGCACACTCCTCGCCACCTACGACAACACCGGCATCTCCGACGACGAAAGCGACCACGGCGAGGCCGACTTCGACGGCGGCGGCTGGAGCTACTCCCGCCAGGCCCTCGCGGCGGCCGGCCTCGCACCGGGCGGACACGGCACGGTCGACGGGCTGGCCTTCAGCTGGCCGAACTCGCCGAGCGCCCGTCCCGACAACGTGGCGGCAGACGGCCAGACCGTCCAACTCGCCGACCCCGCGGCCAGGTTGTCCTTCATCGGCAGCGCGGTCAACGGCGACCAGCGGACCAAGGCCTCCGTCACCTACTCCGACGGCACCACCGACACGATCGACCTCGCCTTCACCGACTGGACCGTCGGCGGCGGCGCCGGGACCGTCCAGTACGGCAACGAGGTCGTCGCGAGGACCGCGTACCGGAATGTCTCGGGCGCCGACAGGGATCCGGTGGCCACCTACGTCTTCGCCACCAAGCCGTTCGCGGCGCCGGAGGGGAAGACGATCGCGAGCGTGACACTGCCACGGAACACGGACCTGCACGTGTTCACCCTCGCGACCGGCTGA
- a CDS encoding carboxymuconolactone decarboxylase family protein, with translation MDARFNLFDNEISSRFSKRFANSSLVIQQSPLPVSTQELVSLRVSQINGCGWCIDFHTKEMAAAGETSVRLNLVAAWRESTVFTEAERAALAFAEEGTRLADAGQGVSDGTWEQVRKHFDDDQLAALVCLVAQINAANRLAVIVHQKGGSYEVGMFAAASAG, from the coding sequence ATGGACGCTCGATTCAACCTGTTCGACAACGAGATCTCCAGCAGGTTCTCCAAGCGGTTCGCCAACAGCAGCCTGGTGATCCAGCAGTCGCCGCTGCCCGTCTCCACCCAGGAGCTGGTGTCGCTGCGGGTCAGCCAGATCAACGGCTGCGGCTGGTGCATCGACTTCCACACCAAGGAGATGGCGGCCGCCGGTGAGACCTCGGTGCGGCTGAACCTGGTCGCCGCCTGGCGCGAGTCCACCGTGTTCACCGAGGCCGAGCGGGCCGCGCTGGCATTCGCCGAGGAGGGGACCCGGCTCGCCGACGCCGGCCAGGGTGTGTCCGACGGGACGTGGGAGCAGGTGCGGAAGCACTTCGACGACGACCAGCTCGCCGCACTGGTCTGCCTGGTCGCACAGATCAACGCGGCCAACCGGCTCGCCGTGATCGTGCACCAGAAGGGCGGTTCCTACGAGGTCGGCATGTTCGCCGCCGCGTCGGCCGGCTGA